DNA from Tripterygium wilfordii isolate XIE 37 chromosome 4, ASM1340144v1, whole genome shotgun sequence:
CCTGGCTGCTATTCTTTTGCTAGGATCCAAGCAGAGCATTTTCTGAAATGCAAAccaaaaatgagagagagagagagagagagagagagagagagagagatgccaACAAATGAGGTTCCATATATATAAGTATGATAATAAGACCAACTTACACAAAGAAGATCAATTCCAGCCGAATCAAGATCTGGAACAACAGATGCCAAATCCTACAAGTGAAGCATACAACTTTGAATTTCTAAAGAGTTGTAACAGGAGATATTTGTTAACAACAAGAATCCTCAAAATTACCTTTGGAAGCCACTTTGGGAAAGCAGTTTTAAAATCAGGCAAAGATGTCACTCCAGGCCATGTATCCTCATTTGGCGTACCCAAGATGCTTCATAAAAAAGCAAGTGGATAATAAGCAAAGATACTGGGCATGTTTTAGAAGAATAGTGTTTTTCACCAAGAGATCTTTATAGACATAATTCCTTAATTATAGCAGTTGAGATTTCCCGCGTAAATTGAATAATTAGTCATGTTCCCTATGCAGTTACCACACTTACTGATAGCAGTATAGCACCATAAACTAACATCTCAAAAAGAACTAGTAAGCATGAGGTTTCATAAACATGCAAAGCTGAGCCACTAGTGGAGATGCCATGGTAAAACTATGAAGCCCTGCGTTCCTTCAATCTAAAAAATTATGGATCCACACATTCAGAAACTAAAAGTATAATGATGGATCTAAATGGAAAAAATCAGACATTGCATGGTCTTTTTGTTACATCCAAGCAATAAACCAGACAACATAACATTTCAGATGAATCATTTctcaaaacaaaacccaaaatgcTTTTGGACTTCTGATAGCAATTTCGAGAAACAATCATAGTTTCATACAGTGTAgcagaagaaatgaatttctaaGCCACATATATTTCTAGGTTGAAAAGGAAATTGTATGGCATCAGCGTTTGCCATTAACTTTCAGCTGCtgtatttttcaattatttcagCTTGTCtaatcaaagggaaaaaaatttggACAGGCCATATGCTGCAGCTTGTTGAGAACCACTACCATAATAAACGGGAGGGGCCTTATATTGCTCAACATTGTAGTACTTAACTCATACATGCTGTGAATATTTATATCCAAACAGCTTATAAAGTGATTTCAGAAAAAACAAGTCATTCGGGGGATAGCTTCCCACACTCTGAATGGAGAAATGCAATATCTCATATCTGTATACAATTATAACAAGGGACAGCAGTGATTGGAAGTTATAAAACCTGAAAATCTTGAATAGTTCATCAATCTCGGAATCCCCAGGAAACAATGGCCGCTGGTTCACCATCTCAGCAAATATACATCCCACGGACCAAACGTCTACAGGGGTTGAGTAATGACGAGACCCTAGCAGTATTTCTGGTGCTCTGTACCATAAGGTCACCACCTAAAGAGAACCATTGGTTATTGAAACCAGAAATACAATGATTGATGGACATAAACTTAACAGGGGAAAAAAGCAAGCATCTGGCTTTCTTCAAGAGCCACTGAATTAGTTATATCAAGAGTTGGCATTTATCCAGTGATGTTATATCACTCGAACCAAGACAAACCAGGATAATAGATTTAATACAATTCTCACCAAAGGGCATAAACTTATATATCACATGTTTACCACAAACAGGCACCATAACAGTTTGATCTTTCTGTTTTAATCATATGCCTAATAGGCACGGGAGCCACCGctattttttgtatttcaaattttttgcatTGTTGGTTGTGGCAGCAGAAATAAACTTAGAATTGAAAAAAGATAAAAACTATAATTTttatcatcgacatatagagttcttttcaactcagtcaccTATGTTTAAAATCTCTCATTTtggtcacccaaagaaaaaTTTCTCTCAGGCTTGGTCACTCCAAAACCCGAAAAATCTTTCATGGCAGTCGGAGAGTTCAAGTGGGATTTAATATTCATTTTTAAGTTTTACGTggctagaaaaagaaaaacaaaaattaatgacATGACAAGGAAAAATTAACTAATCAATTAATTgagaaaatttaattaattaatttttacatAAATAACATGTGAGGTGTGATGTGgatgaaaaaaggaaaagctAATAAAGTATGTTTTTCAATAACCATTGATTGTATAGATCTGGTTTTAGTGATTCCTACACCTTCGTTGTACAACTTTTTAGCATCTCCATTCCCATATCAGCCCATCTTGCAATATCCAAGTCATCATCTACCACAGCCATCAATCCAGCCACAATACTCATCACCTCTACCATGCCCATGCCCATgcccatcaccaccaccacggcaccaccaccaccaccaccaccaatgtAACGCTCAATACCATCTACCACACCTGCAATCCAACCTAATACAGCCCCCGAAATACACATAACTTTGAGCTCAAGGTCCTCTTTATTCACCGACTCTAATAAAGATGAAGGTTATAGAAATAGAAGCAACAAGATAGACGCCCCTGCCCAAAGAAGGGTGCCAAGCTTCTTGTATGAAAGGAAAGTGAGGAGATTTGAAGCGACGGAACAAAAACCTTTTGATTTAGTCATTGAGGTCCAGGGTACTAATGTTGTGTAGAACCTTGATTCATTATACAGAGATGTCAAAAACACCAAATACGATCCAAAAGGGCTTGAATTGATATTTGAGATCAAAGTTAGATGCAAGTGGACAGCGGAGAAGAAAATTTGGGGAAAATGGGGTAGTCGAGAATTTTTCCATATCATCGTTTATTAACCTTTTTTTTGGACACGTCATGTctctaatttcattttttaagataacataatattcaaaaataaatattaactgCCACACGAGCACTCCATCTGTCAGCTATGAATTTATAGTGACAGAGTGGCCACTGGTGAGAAAAAATATTCCTTGGATGACCAAATTAAGAAATTTTAAACAAACGCCAGAATAAGATTGCATTCAAAGCTTCAACAGCATATAAACTAATAACCATGGAGCACGAAACTCAGGAAAGGAAAGTTAACACCAAGACAAAGTGTTACCTCATGAGTAAATGTTCTAACGGGTATACCAAAGGCTCTAGCCAGTCCAAAATCTGCAAGCTTTAGTGCATTGGTACGACGATCTATTAGCAAATTCTGCGGTTTCAGATCCCGATGGAGAACTCGATGAGAATGACAATAAGCAATGCCACGGAGAATTTGATATAGAAACGTCTGcataagaaaatacaaaattaaattctGCGTGACATCGATATCAGTCATCAAAATGAACAAAAGCTATAAGAACAACTGATCAAGCAATCACGCTTACTCAGAGTAACAAAGACGATAACAAAAAACATGAGTGCCATTCTAGGTGCAATCTTGACACATTGCATATCTGTCCAACAAGCTACAAGGGTGATTACTGATTACACATATATTACATGTGGTGGTAGCAATAAGAGGCTTCACAAGACATGGAACAACTATTCCTGAAGAAAATTATCGACAAGAAAAGTATATTCACTCGCTGGATAAGTACCTGAATGGACTCCAAAGCGaataatttgaataaaatagtAGTATCTAAGGAAGAATACAAAAACCTCAAAAGAAAAAATCTCACTTACTTTTACCAGTCGAGGGTCCTTTGAAAATTCTGGGCATGAGTCCATGTGCTTCT
Protein-coding regions in this window:
- the LOC119996737 gene encoding cell division control protein 2 homolog A-like isoform X1, whose translation is MEKNHEWSRFTLLLPLLLLVTAHVRITCMSFQVRQKKNVKSIISRLPVSLSRFSLPHPQQAERSWIGLCCAAPRTNCFTEALQLEWMEQYEKVEKIGEGTYGVVYKARDRATNETIALKKIRLQQEDEGVPSTAIREISLLKEMQHGNIVRLQDVVHSEKRLYLVFEYLELDLKKHMDSCPEFSKDPRLVKTFLYQILRGIAYCHSHRVLHRDLKPQNLLIDRRTNALKLADFGLARAFGIPVRTFTHEVVTLWYRAPEILLGSRHYSTPVDVWSVGCIFAEMVNQRPLFPGDSEIDELFKIFSILGTPNEDTWPGVTSLPDFKTAFPKWLPKDLASVVPDLDSAGIDLLCKMLCLDPSKRIAARAALEHEYFKDIGFVP
- the LOC119996737 gene encoding cell division control protein 2 homolog A-like isoform X2, with the translated sequence MEQYEKVEKIGEGTYGVVYKARDRATNETIALKKIRLQQEDEGVPSTAIREISLLKEMQHGNIVRLQDVVHSEKRLYLVFEYLELDLKKHMDSCPEFSKDPRLVKTFLYQILRGIAYCHSHRVLHRDLKPQNLLIDRRTNALKLADFGLARAFGIPVRTFTHEVVTLWYRAPEILLGSRHYSTPVDVWSVGCIFAEMVNQRPLFPGDSEIDELFKIFSILGTPNEDTWPGVTSLPDFKTAFPKWLPKDLASVVPDLDSAGIDLLCKMLCLDPSKRIAARAALEHEYFKDIGFVP